A genomic region of Alligator mississippiensis isolate rAllMis1 chromosome 4, rAllMis1, whole genome shotgun sequence contains the following coding sequences:
- the DDX17 gene encoding probable ATP-dependent RNA helicase DDX17, with product MDSMRSFGDRGRDRDRGGFLSPKKFGNPGERLRKKKWDLSELPKFEKNFYVEHPEVARLTAFEVEELRRKKEITIRGAEACPKPVFAFHQCNFPQYVMDVLIDQNFSEPTPIQCQGFPLALSGRDMVGIAQTGSGKTLAYLLPAIVHINHQPYLERGDGPICLVLAPTRELAQQVQQVADDYGKCSRLKSTCVYGGAPKGPQIRDLERGVEICIATPGRLIDFLEAGKTNLRRCTYLVLDEADRMLDMGFEPQIRKIVDQIRPDRQTLMWSATWPKEVRQLAEDFLREYVQINVGNLELSANHNILQIVDVCMESEKDHKLIQLMEEIMAEKENKTIIFVETKRRCDDLTRRMRRDGWPAMCIHGDKSQPERDWVLNEFRSGKAPILIATDVASRGLDVEDVKFVINYDYPNSSEDYVHRIGRTARSTNKGTAYTFFTPGNLKQARELIKVLEEANQAINPKLMQLVDHRGGGGGGGGRSRYRTTSSSNNPNLMYQEECDRRLRGVKEGRRDSGSFRDRERSDSYTNGANKTYGSAYGSPNSAFGAAQSQYGYTQGSYGAAAAAYGTSGYGTAEYSAASGYSATTTAAAAAVAAAAGRTSQSSTQQQYAGIGRSGQQPQPLMSQQFPQPPGTNMIGYMGQTATYQYPPPPPPPPPTRK from the exons GTTTCTTTCTCCAAAGAAATTTGGTAATCCAGGAGAGCGTCTCCGTAAAAAGAAGTGGGACCTCAGTGAGTTGCCCAAGTTTGAGAAGAACTTTTATGTGGAACATCCAGAAGTGGCCAGGCTCACTGCA TTTGAGGTTGAAGAGCTGCGAAGGAAGAAGGAGATTACAATTAGGGGGGCAGAAGCCTGCCCCAAGCCTGTGTTTGCCTTCCACCAGTGTAACTTCCCAC AGTATGTAATGGATGTCTTGATTGATCAGAACTTTTCAGAACCCACCCCGATTCAATGCCAGGGTTTCCCACTGGCCCTCAGTGGTCGTGACATGGTGGGCATTGCTCAAACAGGCTCTGGGAAAACATTGGCG tATTTGTTACCTGCAATTGTTCACATCAACCACCAGCCATATTTGGAGAGGGGAGATGGTCCAATT TGTTTAGTTTTAGCTCCTACACGAGAGCTGGCACAACAAGTGCAGCAGGTAGCTGATGATTATGGCAAATGCTCAAGACTGAAGAGTACTTGCGTATATGGAGGAGCACCCAAAGGTCCCCAGATCAGAGACTTGGAGAGAG GTGTTGAGATCTGCATTGCCACACCTGGCCGCTTGATTGActtcctggaagcaggaaaaaccAACCTTCGTCGATGTACCTACTTAGTGTTGGATGAAGCAGACAGAATGTTGGACATGGGCTTTGAACCTCAGATTCGTAAAATTGTTGACCAGATAAGG ccTGACAGACAGACTCTGATGTGGAGTGCTACCTGGCCAAAGGAAGTGCGTCAGCTTGCCGAAGATTTTCTGCGAGAATATGTTCAGATAAATGTGGGCAATCTGGAACTGAGTGCCAACCACAACATCCTGCAGATAGTGGATGTATGCATGGAGAGTGAAAAGGACCACAA aCTAATACAGTTGATGGAAGAAATCATGgcagagaaagaaaacaagactATAATCTTTGTGGAGACCAAGAGAAGATGTGATGACCTCACTCGAAGAATGCGTAGAGATGG TTGGCCAGCTATGTGTATCCATGGAGACAAGAGTCAGCCAGAAAGAGATTGGGTGCTTAATG AATTCCGTTCTGGAAAGGCTCCCATCCTCATTGCTACAGATGTTGCATCCCGTGGTCTAG ATGTGGAAGACGTAAAGTTTGTGATAAACTACGACTATCCAAACAGCTCTGAGGATTATGTGCACCGAATTGGCCGTACTGCCCGTAGCACCAACAAGGGTACTGCCTACACATTCTTCACACCAGGGAACCTGAAACAAGCCAGGGAGCTGATCAAAGTGTTGGAGGAAGCTAACCAGGCCATCAATCCAAAACTGATGCAGCTTGTGGaccacagaggaggaggaggtggtggag GAGGTCGGTCTCGTTACCGTACCACCAGTTCCTCCAACAACCCTAATTTGATGTACCAGGAGGAGTGTGACCGGAGGCTCCGGGGAGTAAAAGAAGGCCGGAGAGACTCTGGCAGCTTCAGAGACCGTGAACGTAGTGACAGTTACACCAATGGAGCAAACAAGACCTATGGTAGTGCCTATGGAAGCCCAAATTCTGCATTTGGGGCAGCCCAGAGCCAGTATGGCTACACCCAAGGGAGctatggagcagctgctgccgcctATGGCACAAGTGGTTATGGCACTGCAGAATACAGTGCTGCTAGTGGCTATAGCGCCACcactacagctgctgctgctgccgttgctgctgctgccgggagAACCTCACAAAGCTCAACTCAACAGCAATATGCAGGGATAGGTCGGTCAGGCCAGCAGCCTCAGCCTCTCATGTCACAAcagtttcctcagcctccagGCACTAACATGATAGGCTACATGGGACAGACTGCCACCTACCAGTATccgccacctcccccaccccctcctcctacACGCAAATGA